A single Vanacampus margaritifer isolate UIUO_Vmar chromosome 7, RoL_Vmar_1.0, whole genome shotgun sequence DNA region contains:
- the LOC144054761 gene encoding uncharacterized protein LOC144054761, translated as MQTEATLKSEKTTKATTMKASSKPEKGTSMGSQLLRNPTYSSREEEEVPFGEARRPGPQTIMSSLHRVKRPKTRREKTTISASSSPDKNAIVVQHGIHAHKSCNPISSEMRAGGSGWGHEEKDGRTDGEKEGGREPLSSFPVAMTTTPPAISAAVFVI; from the exons ATGCAGACGGAAGCGACGCTGAAGAGCGAGAAGACGACGAAGGCGACCACGATGAAGGCCAGCTCAAAACCCGAGAAAGGCACTTCCATGGGCTCACAGCTGTTGCGTAAcccaacataca GCTcacgagaggaggaggaagttccGTTTGGAGAGGCTCGCCGTCCTGGTCCTCAAACAATCATGTCTTCCTTGCACAG GGTGAAGAGGCCGAAAACCAGGAGGGAAAAGACGACCATCAGCGCCTCCAGCTCTCCCGACAAGAACGCCATCGTTGTCCAACACGG catCCACGCGCACAAGTCGTGTAATCCCATTAGTTCCGAGATGAGGGCGGGCGGGAG CGGGTGGGGGCATGAGGagaaggacggacggacggacggagagaAGGAAGGCGGGAGGGAGCCGCTGAGTAGTTTCCCAGTCGCCATGACGACCACACCCCCAGCCATCTCCGCCGCCGTCTTCGTGATCTAA
- the LOC144054857 gene encoding uncharacterized protein LOC144054857 isoform X4 encodes MPVHQITVVPARENGKSAPRPKDRNEGPQAKTPGRSGSRSSNISKASNSTAGQTSVSKTSVTPSAQDICSVVQLTRVEEDESKLPTPSDNKRPASMKIPSSARGPSAPAPKKQVKRRHRRKRNSFGPLDCVEAKGPDCSETRSRARREPPSRFRRLDSTSEDEKPVNRSWTEEKSRRARHRSRSKSGEDVTEVMELQSVGSDEGKEDRPLVGDDGVTNRGGGSSGGSSGHSSLRESLPSMDKEPSLADSSSEDGEEELITKKYQEKGAGHGDMAVPTPQRRCGANGAPPLICSDDSEMEVCRICHCEGDEECPLIMPCHCTGSLSFVHHACLYQWIKSSDTRCCELCKFDFIMETKLKPLRKWEKLHMTKSERRKIYCSVLFHLIAIVCMLWSVYILIKRTTEEIKLGKNEVHMVVLCPHPLDIKLSDIKK; translated from the exons ATGCCCGTACACCAGATCACGGTGGTCCCAGCCAGGGAGAACGGCAAGAGCGCCCCTCGGCCCAAAGACAGGAACGAG GGCCCCCAGGCCAAGACCCCCGGTCGCTCAGGCAGTCGATCCAGCAACATCTCCAAG GCGAGCAACTCGACCGCGGGACAAACCAGCGTCTCCAAGACATCCGTCACGCCGTCTGCTCAGGATATTTGCAG TGTTGTCCAGCTGACCCGTGTTGAGGAGGATGAGTCCAAATTGCCCACCCCCAGCGACAACAAGCGCCCCGCTTCCATGAAGATCCCCAGCTCCGCCCGGGGCCCCTCGGCCCCGGCCCCCAAAAAGCAGGTGAAGCGCCGCCATCGCCGCAAAAGGAACAGCTTCGGCCCATTGGACTGCGTGGAGGCCAAAGGTCCGGACTGCAGCGAGACGCGGTCACGAGCGCGCCGGGAGCCTCCGTCGCGCTTCCGCCGTCTAGACTCCACCTCGGAGGATGAGAAGCCGGTGAATCGCAGCTGGACCGAGGAGAAGTCCAGGCGGGCCCGGCACCGCAGCCGGAGCAAAAGCGGCGAGGATGTGACGGAGGTGATGGAGTTGCAGTCGGTGGGCTCCGACGAGGGGAAGGAGGACCGCCCCCTGGTGGGGGACGACGGTGTGACAAACCGAGGCGGCGGCAGTAGCGGTGGTAGCAGCGGCCACAGCTCGCTGAGGGAAAGCTTGCCCAGTATGGACAAGGAACCCAGTCTGGCCGACAGCTCGTCGGAGGACGGCGAGGAGGAGCTGATCACTAAAAAGTATCAGGAGAAGGGGGCGGGGCACGGGGACATGGCCGTACCCACGCCTCAGAGGCGCTGCGGCGCCAACGGCGCCCCGCCTCTCATCTGCTCTGATGACTCGGAGATGGAGGTGTGCAG GATCTGCCACTGCGAGGGCGACGAGGAGTGCCCGCTGATCATGCCGTGCCACTGCACGGGCAGCCTGAGCTTCGTGCACCACGCGTGTCTCTACCAGTGGATCAAGTCGTCGGACACGCGCTGCTGCGAGCTCTGCAAGTTCGATTTCATCATGGAGACCAAACTCAAACCTCTGCGCAAG TGGGAGAAGTTGCACATGACCAAGAGCGAGAGGAGGAAGATCTACTGCTCCGTGTTGTTCCACCTCATAGCCATCGTTTGCATGCTGTGGTCCGTCTACATCCTGATCAAGAGAACCACCGAGGAGATCAAACTGGGCAAGAACG AG